The Salvelinus namaycush isolate Seneca chromosome 1, SaNama_1.0, whole genome shotgun sequence genome has a window encoding:
- the LOC120053804 gene encoding cytochrome c oxidase subunit 7C, mitochondrial-like, giving the protein MLGQAVRRFTTSAVRSSHYSEGPGQNLPFSVQNKWRLLGMMVVFFGSGFAFPFIVVRHQLLKK; this is encoded by the exons ATGCTGGGACAGGCTGTACGACGATTCACAACCTCCGCTGTTCGGTCCTCGCATTACTCTGAGGGACCAGGACAG AAcctgccattctcagtgcagaaTAAGTGGCGTCTGTTGGGCATGATGGTGGTGTTCTTCGGCAGTGGCTTCGCCTTTCCCTTCATCGTCGTCAGACACCAACTCCTGAAGAAGTGA